One genomic window of Nicotiana sylvestris chromosome 10, ASM39365v2, whole genome shotgun sequence includes the following:
- the LOC138880011 gene encoding uncharacterized protein, whose product MSICCEMCGDNHTSDMCLTNPESIYYVGQQSRGSMNQHAQYGNTYNVNWRNHPNFSWGGNQSNQNQYRPQGNFNQPQRPPQQVEESTNDLLKKLLHDNQQLRTDFRNLERQMGQLVANQNTRPAGALPSDTEKNPQVSAITLRTGRELEEVPKKRKDKPIPEGELIPKATQEAKKDDTVSAPVNVPRPPPPFPQRLQKKNDDRHALCDLGASINLMPLSLYKKLGLGAPKPTTVMLQLADRSIVYPEGVIEDVLLKIEKFIFPTDFIILDFEAYEKVPIILGKPLLATGYAIIKVREGKMIMRVDNEEVVFNVYKAIQLPRHYEELSMIFVMEMDEQLIAPSVYLKDSLEKAIVLFESLEINDEVEEMKHILNASCEYMKGLNPFEPLNRPNSPPPKPSIEEAPKLELKPLPSHLHYAYLGSSDTLPVIISSNLSELQEEKLLRVLREHKRAIGWTMSDIRGISPTFCMHKILMEEGHKPSIEQQRRLYPNMKEVVRKEVIKWLDTGIIFPISDSKWVDTTKVEAIEKLPPPTSVRGICSFLGHAGFYRRFIKNVSKISSPLCRLLEKDTSCKFDDTCLKAFDELKRRLFTAPITIAPDWKLPFELMCDASDIAIGAVLGTLNPAQINYTITEKELFAVVWAFDKFRSYLVGTKVIVYTDHSAIRYLFAKKDAKPRFVRWVFLLQEFDLEIRDRKGTENQVADHLSRLENRGHVTEGESIKETFPDEHLLAITSDETPWYANYVNFIASGVTPPEFTADHRRRFLHDVRFYMWDELFLYKQCADQLVRRYNHEEERNAFAKYFGSRAL is encoded by the exons ATGTCgatttgttgtgaaatgtgtggtgacaatcacacaagtgacatgtgcctaacgaatcctgaatctatttattatgtgggaCAACAAAGCAGAGGTTCGATGAACCAACatgcacaatatgggaacacttacaatgtAAATTGGAGaaatcatcctaatttctcttggggtggaaatcaatcaaatcagaatcaatatagaccccaaggaaattttaatcaacctcaaagGCCACCCCAGCAGGTagaagaaagtacaaatgatttgttgaaaaaattgttgcatgacaatcaacaactcagaactgattttagaaatcttgaaagacaaatgGGACAGCTAGTTGCAAATCAAAACACTAGACCTGCAggtgctcttccaagtgatacagaaaaaaatccgcaagttagtgcaattacacttagaactggaagggaattagaagaagttccaaagaagagaaaagacaaacctatacctgagggtgaattgattcccaaagcaacacaAGAAGCAAAGAAAGATGATACAGTTTCAGCACCTGTGAATgttccaaggccaccaccaccttttccacaaagattgcagaaaaagaatgatgatc gccatgcactttgtgatttgggagcaagcataaatttgatgccattgtcCTTGTACAAAAAATTGGGTTTgggagctccaaaacccaccactgtgatgttgcaactagcagacaggtccatagtttacccggaaggggtgattgaagatgtgctgCTGAAAATTGAGAAATTCATTTTCCCGACTGATTTCATTATCTTAGATTTTGAAGCATatgaaaaagttcctattatattgggaaaacctctcttggctacaggttatgctataattaaagtaagagagggaaaaatgatcatgagagttgacaacgaggaagttgtttttaatgtatacaaagcaattcaacttcctcgcCATTACgaagaattgtctatgatatTTGTCATGGAGATGGATGAGCAACTTATTGCCCCAAGTGTATATTTGAAGGATTCTTTAGAGAAAGCAATTGTGTTGTTCGAGAGTCTagagattaatgatgaggttgaagAGATGAAACATATTTTGAATGCATCATGTGAATATATGAAAGGTTTAAATCCTTTTGAACCTTTGAACAGACCAAATAGTCCTCCTCCGAAGCCATCAATTGAAGAAGCTCCAAAATTGGAActaaagcctttaccttctcaccttcattatgcttatttgggtagttctgatacgttacctgttattatttcttcTAACTTGTCTGAATTGCAGGAGGAAAAATTGTTGagagtactacgtgagcataaaagagcaattggttggacaatgtctgacataagaggtattagtccaactttttgcatgcataaaattctcatggaggaaggaCACAAACCGagcatagaacaacaacgccGCCTATATCccaacatgaaagaggtggtaagaaaagaagtgattaaatggcttgataCGGGTATTATATTTCCAATctctgatagcaaatgg GTAGATACAACAAAggtggaagcaattgaaaaattacctccaccgacatcagttagaggcatttgcagtttcttgggccatgcaggtttttatcgtcGTTTCATTAAAAATGTTTCAAAAATttcatctcctttgtgcaggcttcttgagaaagatacatccTGCAAGTTTGATGATacttgtctgaaagcatttgatgagctgaaaaGAAGATTATTTACTGCACCAATTACCATTgctccagattggaaacttccatttgagttgatgtgtgatgcaagtgatatagccattggagctgttttggg AACTCTTAATCCAGCTCAAATAAATTACACtattactgaaaaagagttgttcgcagtagtatgggcatttgataagttcAGGTCTTATCTAGTGGGAAccaaagtcatagtttacacagatcactcagctatcaggtatttatttgcaaagaaagacgcCAAGCCAAGGTTTGTCCGATGGGTTtttcttttgcaggaatttgatttggagattcgagatcgaaaagggacagagaatcaggttgcagatcaCTTATCCAGGCTAGAAAATCgaggccatgtcactgaaggagaatcaatcaaagaaacatttcctgacgaacatttgctagccatcacttcagatgaaaccccgtggtatgctaattatgtgaatttcattgcaagtggggtgactccaccagaattcacagCTGATCATAGAAGAAGATTCTTACATGATGTGAGGTTCTACATGTGGGACGAGCTTTTTCTTTACAAGCAATGCGCAGATCAATTAGTAAGAAG GTACAATCACGAAGAGGAGCGAAATGCCtttgcaaaatattttggcagtagagctctttga